Proteins encoded together in one Paramagnetospirillum magnetotacticum MS-1 window:
- a CDS encoding ABC transporter ATP-binding protein/permease produces the protein MNTEAEMSDGQYQDRQSPGFIRQFIRLAGPYWQSGEKWKVRGLVALLLGLTVGQVVIPIMINLWSAELFDALEQKSMEKFFAQIAEICLILVASMTVTALHLKVKRTIQLGWRRWLTRRLQDNWMAMGHHYQLMHMPGDHDNPDGRIAEDIRLTTETAIDLIHSLFYCGLLLASFVQILWSLSGELILDLGGFEISIPGHMVWVALFYASCASSLALWVGRPLIRATDRRQTAEANFRFGLVRARENSEAIALLHGEVGERRRFSELFRGIEGAWNRQTAGLTRLFLFTSGYAVFSTAFPILIAAPRYISGVISLGHLMQTAQAFQQLSQALSWPVDNLQRVAEWRASVERVLSLHDALQALRDDASRPDAHAVIVQKAAIPTLCFHGLTIANSDGSVVIEDFSAEIVGGEHVLIGGDPGAAVKLFKVVAGLWPWGRGTVDLPCDAHIFFMPQRPYMPIGTLRSVLTYPSATECFPDDQLEGALERVGLGHLMVRIDDTALWEQNLTAGEQQRLGFARLLLHRPKWVFLQEATDALDPEGERKLMQLLNDEFPTAAILTVGFHAELEQYHQRKLTLSPSPDGTILVRESRKDWNQPKRGMNWGGRLFGNLLRRGERRALADGLTKRGDKRR, from the coding sequence GTGAACACCGAGGCCGAAATGAGCGACGGCCAATATCAGGATCGCCAGTCGCCGGGTTTCATCAGGCAGTTTATCCGCCTGGCGGGACCCTATTGGCAATCGGGCGAGAAGTGGAAAGTACGCGGCCTTGTCGCTTTGCTGCTTGGCCTGACCGTGGGCCAGGTGGTCATCCCCATCATGATCAATCTGTGGAGCGCCGAGTTGTTCGACGCGCTCGAACAGAAATCCATGGAAAAGTTCTTCGCCCAGATCGCCGAAATCTGCCTGATCCTGGTCGCGTCCATGACGGTGACCGCCCTGCATCTGAAGGTGAAGCGAACCATCCAGCTGGGCTGGCGCCGCTGGCTGACCCGCAGGTTGCAGGACAACTGGATGGCCATGGGCCATCATTACCAGCTGATGCATATGCCAGGCGATCACGACAATCCCGACGGACGCATCGCCGAGGACATCCGCCTGACTACCGAAACGGCCATCGACCTGATCCATTCGCTGTTCTATTGCGGCTTGCTGCTGGCCAGCTTCGTGCAGATCCTGTGGTCGCTGTCGGGTGAACTCATCCTCGATCTGGGCGGATTCGAGATTTCCATTCCCGGCCACATGGTCTGGGTGGCGCTGTTCTACGCTTCATGCGCCTCGTCCCTGGCGCTTTGGGTGGGCAGGCCCCTGATCCGCGCCACCGACCGCCGCCAGACCGCCGAAGCCAATTTCCGCTTTGGACTGGTGCGGGCGCGGGAGAATTCCGAAGCCATCGCCCTGTTGCATGGCGAGGTGGGCGAACGCCGCCGTTTCTCGGAACTGTTCCGCGGCATCGAGGGCGCCTGGAACCGCCAGACCGCGGGCCTGACGCGTTTGTTCCTGTTCACCTCGGGATACGCGGTGTTCTCCACCGCCTTCCCCATTCTGATCGCAGCGCCGCGCTATATTTCCGGCGTCATCTCGCTGGGGCATCTGATGCAGACCGCCCAGGCGTTCCAGCAATTGTCCCAGGCCCTGTCCTGGCCCGTGGACAACCTGCAGCGCGTCGCCGAATGGCGCGCCTCGGTCGAGCGCGTCCTGTCCCTGCACGACGCCCTTCAGGCGCTCAGGGATGATGCGTCGCGCCCCGATGCCCACGCGGTCATCGTGCAAAAGGCCGCCATTCCCACCTTGTGCTTCCACGGCCTGACCATCGCCAATTCCGATGGCAGCGTGGTCATCGAGGATTTCAGCGCCGAGATCGTCGGCGGCGAGCACGTGCTGATCGGCGGCGATCCCGGCGCGGCGGTCAAGCTGTTCAAGGTGGTGGCCGGATTGTGGCCCTGGGGACGCGGCACGGTGGACCTTCCCTGCGACGCCCATATCTTCTTCATGCCCCAGCGGCCCTACATGCCCATCGGCACGCTGCGCAGCGTACTCACCTACCCGTCGGCCACGGAATGCTTCCCCGACGACCAGTTGGAGGGCGCCCTGGAACGGGTCGGCCTCGGCCATCTGATGGTGCGCATCGACGACACCGCCTTGTGGGAACAGAACCTTACCGCCGGTGAACAGCAGCGCCTGGGCTTTGCGCGGCTGTTGCTGCACCGGCCCAAATGGGTCTTCCTGCAAGAGGCCACCGACGCGCTCGACCCCGAGGGCGAGCGCAAGCTGATGCAGTTGCTCAACGACGAATTCCCCACCGCAGCCATCCTCACCGTGGGCTTCCACGCCGAGTTGGAGCAGTACCATCAGCGCAAGCTGACCCTGTCGCCTTCGCCCGACGGCACCATCTTGGTTCGTGAAAGCCGCAAGGACTGGAACCAGCCCAAGCGTGGCATGAATTGGGGCGGTCGCCTGTTCGGCAATCTGCTGCGCAGGGGAGAGCGCCGCGCCCTGGCCGACGGCCTGACCAAGCGCGGCGATAAGCGGCGGTAA
- a CDS encoding D-alanyl-D-alanine carboxypeptidase family protein, giving the protein MVNGILACGRFLAVLALGLALPTGMVRAEPSASLAVDLGSGTVIAESRGGMPHHPASLTKMMTAYVAFGAIKAGKVSQDDIITVSERAASQGGATLDLGPGERISLGAALKAMIVRSANDAAVAVAEHVAGSESAFAVRMTEEAARLGMTSSSFRNATGMTAAGHVSSPRDMAILAMAIERDFPAFRPMFSSRDTTWKGRVLPTVNGFLGAYAGAEGMKTGFTCSAGYNLVAIAHRGGRRALAVVMGAGSSAERLGAIRRLMDQALQAEPATGRSLAGLGNVGGTPPDRSQEACGYARSGKGGGPEMAIAQRRSVPAGWALEVSYGRDLGKVRRELDKVHRQMRGKLGGGSAMVVVRPRDGMLRYRGLIVGLQERRAIDTCLAERARAGEERCLVLNPTMLAGAMDDERRFKMISAH; this is encoded by the coding sequence ATGGTGAACGGGATTTTGGCATGTGGTCGGTTTTTGGCGGTGTTGGCGCTTGGGCTGGCGCTGCCGACTGGCATGGTGCGGGCCGAGCCGTCGGCATCTCTGGCCGTCGATCTGGGCTCGGGCACGGTGATTGCCGAAAGCCGGGGGGGAATGCCCCATCATCCCGCCTCGCTCACCAAGATGATGACTGCCTATGTGGCCTTTGGCGCGATCAAGGCTGGCAAGGTGTCGCAAGACGATATCATCACCGTTTCGGAACGGGCGGCGTCCCAGGGCGGTGCCACCCTCGACCTGGGGCCGGGCGAAAGGATCAGCCTGGGTGCGGCGCTGAAAGCCATGATCGTTCGCTCGGCCAATGATGCCGCCGTGGCCGTGGCCGAACATGTGGCGGGCAGCGAGTCCGCCTTTGCCGTCCGCATGACCGAGGAGGCGGCCAGACTGGGCATGACCTCGTCCTCGTTTCGCAATGCCACAGGCATGACGGCGGCGGGACATGTGAGTTCGCCGCGCGACATGGCCATCCTGGCCATGGCCATCGAGCGGGATTTTCCCGCCTTCCGCCCGATGTTTTCCAGCCGCGACACCACCTGGAAGGGCCGCGTCCTGCCCACGGTCAACGGCTTTCTTGGCGCCTATGCCGGGGCCGAGGGCATGAAGACCGGCTTTACCTGCTCGGCGGGCTACAATCTGGTGGCCATCGCCCATCGGGGTGGACGCCGGGCCCTGGCGGTGGTGATGGGAGCTGGGTCCTCGGCCGAGCGGCTGGGTGCCATCCGAAGGCTGATGGATCAGGCCTTGCAGGCCGAGCCTGCTACCGGGCGTTCTCTGGCCGGGCTCGGCAATGTCGGAGGGACGCCGCCCGACCGCTCGCAGGAGGCCTGCGGCTATGCGCGCAGCGGCAAGGGAGGCGGACCCGAGATGGCCATCGCCCAACGCCGCTCCGTTCCCGCCGGATGGGCGCTGGAGGTCTCCTATGGCCGCGACCTCGGCAAGGTCCGCCGCGAATTGGACAAGGTCCATCGCCAGATGCGGGGCAAGCTGGGCGGTGGTTCGGCCATGGTGGTGGTGCGTCCCCGCGACGGCATGCTGCGTTATCGCGGTCTGATCGTGGGATTGCAGGAGCGGCGGGCCATCGATACCTGTCTGGCCGAGCGGGCGCGGGCGGGCGAGGAACGCTGCCTGGTACTCAATCCGACCATGCTGGCGGGCGCCATGGATGACGAGCGCCGCTTTAAAATGATCTCGGCGCATTGA
- a CDS encoding adenylate/guanylate cyclase domain-containing protein, with protein sequence MTKRYDILFTLVLFLIAIPAQHFEWFALLEDQTLSFRHQLRLAYGDAKKLAVAPEVVVVNTDEAFFKSYKSFPLRRTDIGAMVTNLKALGAKVIAVDMLMDFPSSYNEDPALAKALSDAGNTVLVAQGEFRDGKFAKINYPTALLDQASASAYTNIQSNSKLVTSLSRLRVFPEMTGEKGGWPFAVKAAAMFLGVEPKLDGNTLVLGELRVPLNHENKLYIDFPPLPTGTRFLSQSAGLSALEFLDISGLDERELAELEFWVKDKIVVLGDTSEVSHDWFDTPVGMVYGVEIIADSISSILKGAPLRAASPVLDSVAPVVLLLAMMLLSLYLTRPLLRGMFVVALGIGFILSASALYIHLGVVISMSYGILALMASYLLVEFRQYLIERNQKQQIAKTFGQYIPPELVAEMNKTGQQVTVGGESREMTVLFSDVRGFTTISEGLAPQELTVLMNAFLSPMTHVIHDFRGTIDKYMGDAIMAFWGAPLHDPDHARHAVMAALGMVKKMEELKDDFIARGWKPIKVGIGLNTGIMNVGNMGSDFRMAYTVLGDAVNLGSRVESLTKQYGVNMMVTEYTQAVVPGLVSREIDLVRVKGKDTPVRLYEPIGFEGEVDAETVARLSQHLAALAMFRDQKWDAAKMAFQELHNAEPERVIYKIYLDRIEHFMEEPPGLDWDGVYTHKEKS encoded by the coding sequence ATGACCAAGCGATACGATATACTCTTCACCCTCGTCCTGTTCCTGATCGCCATCCCCGCCCAGCATTTCGAATGGTTCGCCCTGCTGGAGGATCAGACTCTTTCCTTCCGCCACCAGTTACGGCTGGCCTATGGCGATGCCAAGAAGCTTGCGGTGGCCCCCGAAGTGGTGGTGGTCAATACCGACGAGGCCTTCTTCAAGTCCTATAAGAGCTTTCCGCTCCGGCGCACCGATATTGGCGCCATGGTGACCAATCTCAAGGCGCTGGGCGCCAAGGTCATCGCCGTCGACATGCTCATGGATTTTCCCAGCTCGTATAATGAGGACCCGGCCCTGGCCAAGGCGTTGAGCGACGCTGGCAATACGGTGCTGGTGGCCCAGGGCGAGTTCAGGGACGGAAAATTCGCCAAGATCAATTATCCGACGGCGCTTCTCGATCAGGCCTCGGCCAGCGCCTATACGAATATCCAGTCAAATTCCAAGCTGGTCACCAGCCTGTCGCGGCTGCGGGTGTTTCCCGAGATGACCGGCGAGAAGGGGGGCTGGCCCTTCGCCGTCAAGGCCGCCGCCATGTTCTTGGGTGTCGAGCCCAAGTTGGACGGCAATACGCTGGTTCTGGGCGAGCTTCGCGTCCCGCTGAACCACGAGAACAAACTCTATATCGACTTTCCGCCCCTTCCCACCGGCACCCGGTTCCTTAGCCAGTCGGCGGGGCTGTCCGCCCTGGAATTCCTCGATATCTCCGGCCTGGATGAGCGGGAGCTGGCCGAGTTGGAGTTCTGGGTGAAGGACAAGATCGTCGTCTTAGGCGATACATCCGAAGTGTCCCACGACTGGTTCGACACGCCTGTCGGCATGGTCTACGGGGTGGAAATCATCGCCGATTCCATCAGCTCGATCCTGAAGGGGGCGCCATTGCGCGCCGCGAGTCCCGTCCTGGATTCCGTGGCGCCCGTCGTCTTGCTGCTGGCCATGATGCTGCTGTCGCTCTATCTCACCCGGCCGCTGCTGCGTGGCATGTTCGTGGTGGCCTTGGGAATCGGCTTCATTCTGTCGGCCAGCGCTCTTTACATCCATCTGGGCGTGGTCATCTCCATGTCCTACGGCATCCTGGCCCTGATGGCCTCCTATCTCCTGGTGGAATTCCGCCAGTATCTGATCGAGCGCAATCAGAAGCAGCAGATCGCCAAGACTTTCGGTCAATACATCCCGCCCGAACTTGTGGCCGAGATGAACAAGACCGGCCAGCAGGTCACCGTGGGCGGCGAATCGCGCGAAATGACCGTGCTGTTCTCCGACGTGCGCGGCTTCACCACCATTTCCGAAGGCCTGGCGCCGCAGGAACTGACCGTGCTGATGAACGCTTTCCTCAGCCCCATGACCCATGTGATCCATGATTTCCGCGGCACCATCGACAAGTATATGGGCGACGCCATCATGGCCTTCTGGGGGGCGCCTCTGCACGACCCCGACCACGCCCGCCATGCGGTCATGGCGGCGCTGGGCATGGTCAAGAAGATGGAGGAGTTGAAGGACGACTTCATCGCGCGCGGCTGGAAGCCCATCAAGGTGGGTATCGGGCTCAACACCGGCATCATGAATGTGGGCAACATGGGATCGGACTTCCGCATGGCCTATACGGTGCTGGGCGACGCGGTCAATCTGGGCTCGCGTGTGGAAAGCCTGACCAAGCAATACGGCGTCAACATGATGGTCACCGAGTACACCCAGGCGGTGGTGCCCGGACTGGTCAGCCGCGAGATCGACCTTGTCCGCGTCAAGGGCAAGGACACGCCTGTCCGCCTCTACGAGCCCATCGGCTTCGAAGGCGAGGTGGATGCCGAGACCGTGGCGCGTCTGTCCCAGCATCTGGCCGCACTGGCCATGTTCCGCGATCAGAAGTGGGACGCGGCCAAGATGGCGTTTCAGGAACTGCACAATGCCGAGCCCGAGCGGGTGATCTACAAGATTTACCTCGACCGTATCGAGCACTTCATGGAAGAGCCGCCCGGTTTGGACTGGGATGGCGTCTATACCCACAAGGAAAAAAGCTAG
- a CDS encoding CHAT domain-containing protein yields MMASRALTLLAGTALAVLVAASPVFAQSADDLIGQARQAMQAGKAADVQRLDGEITKARSVLPAWVAEKQQAASAVPQAKQRAAMLWNRSHQQAIASAGGGDLSKAVDEAAQALSIAKDNLGEGHLATIISATDLAALQQLAGQVEASEASYLLAVKLSQASLGDAHPETVKVQQALAGLYQSQAKFDQAAKVYDGAVKASTAGLGATHPQTISLQLTLARLQINASKTKDADKLLDAACTASRKVYGEAHGEFSRCLAQQGAFKRVQGDYTAAAALMDQAVAIQKLALAPTDPLSLSTRIEAGGLYHRQGRLTESQQILESAVRDAQAANDQQNLLSAKGDLADVLDDRGEYDAAEKMAKEVLEAQTAALGAAHPNTVAALSSLASIYRKQGRLLEAEKTFMDAWERYRKVLGTDHRSTVIAANNVGEILEKEGIYERAEPFLRGALDGGRKAFGETHPATLTTMNNLALLYESQGVFDKAEPLYQSVITVFGKTIGPKHPDTIAATNNLAYLYMLKGEYDRAAPMFKTVHEAWVKAYGPKHQNTLKALNNLARALHKLGKLGEAEKAFDTALAGRRSVLGEKHLDTLRSMHDLAALYRSQKKLKEAETLLTKTLAGDEAVLGPAHPYTFETLNTLAGVQEDMGDIKAAFATRQTTFKRRTEFLNRVLYVTGDNAREGYVRLHAPELAAYVALLTKLDEPTAGKALMEISLNRKGLLLKVASEIQQVTRLSRDPELTKLTEELAEVRKRLAALTLSGPTEETKDNHVEVINGLEEKINDLQGALGRSSTRFQQSVAPIALDDLVKALPADGVVVDLFIYGEEGARKLVAATLRKDGDTPVYGLVKYDSLKTIEDAIVKYRTDIQNEEIEMDDLLDVGQQVHKLVWQPLDKALGGRTKVYFIPDGMLNILPISALVEPSRKYLIERIDLHVLNSSRDLLPSSIPAAKGGYLINAGPDYNTEEVTGKATLEKARSRSAGSDVQNSVRGMSGMRGLKFDPLPGAEKEGQLIVKTVENQGKPTAIYSKAGAQEKVLRELEQPPEVLHIATHGFFLKADDTLRKRLLKLQRSSDFQFPPPGDNPLLRAGLAFAGINSNAQVLGDIDTDNDGVLTALEVLGLDLTGTQLAILSACETGLGEVHEGEGVYGLRRSFQEAGARSVVSSLWEVSDAGTQTLMAALYKRLLAGKTPHDALREAQLEMLRNSQWSMPYIWSAFFMVGG; encoded by the coding sequence ATGATGGCTTCGCGTGCTTTGACGTTGCTCGCCGGGACCGCTTTGGCGGTTCTGGTTGCCGCATCGCCGGTTTTCGCCCAATCCGCCGACGATCTGATCGGTCAGGCTCGCCAAGCCATGCAGGCGGGCAAGGCCGCAGACGTCCAGCGTCTGGACGGCGAAATCACCAAGGCCCGCTCGGTTCTGCCCGCCTGGGTGGCGGAGAAGCAGCAGGCCGCCTCGGCCGTTCCCCAGGCCAAACAGCGCGCCGCCATGCTGTGGAACCGCTCGCATCAGCAGGCCATCGCCTCGGCGGGCGGTGGCGATCTTTCCAAGGCCGTGGACGAGGCCGCCCAGGCCCTGTCCATCGCCAAGGACAATCTGGGCGAGGGGCATCTGGCCACCATCATCAGCGCCACCGATCTGGCCGCCTTGCAGCAATTGGCTGGGCAAGTCGAGGCGTCGGAGGCCAGCTATCTCCTGGCGGTGAAGCTTTCCCAGGCCTCTTTGGGCGATGCCCATCCCGAAACGGTCAAGGTGCAACAGGCTCTGGCCGGACTTTACCAGTCCCAGGCCAAGTTCGATCAGGCCGCCAAGGTCTATGACGGGGCCGTCAAAGCCTCGACCGCCGGATTGGGGGCCACGCATCCCCAGACCATCAGCCTTCAACTCACCCTGGCGCGTCTGCAGATCAACGCCTCCAAGACCAAGGATGCCGACAAGCTTCTGGACGCCGCCTGCACCGCCTCGCGCAAGGTCTATGGCGAGGCCCATGGGGAGTTTTCCCGCTGTCTGGCCCAGCAGGGCGCCTTCAAGCGGGTGCAGGGCGACTACACCGCCGCCGCGGCCCTGATGGATCAGGCCGTGGCCATTCAGAAGCTGGCCCTGGCGCCCACCGATCCCTTGAGCCTTTCCACCCGTATCGAGGCGGGTGGGCTGTACCACCGCCAGGGCCGTCTGACGGAATCGCAGCAGATTCTGGAATCCGCGGTGCGCGATGCCCAGGCCGCCAATGATCAGCAGAACCTGCTTTCGGCCAAGGGCGATCTGGCCGACGTGCTGGATGACCGTGGCGAATACGACGCCGCCGAGAAGATGGCCAAGGAAGTACTGGAGGCCCAGACCGCCGCGCTGGGCGCCGCCCATCCCAACACCGTGGCGGCGCTGTCCTCGCTGGCCTCCATCTACCGCAAGCAGGGCCGCCTGCTGGAGGCCGAGAAGACTTTCATGGATGCGTGGGAACGCTACCGCAAGGTTCTGGGCACCGACCACCGCTCCACGGTGATCGCCGCCAATAATGTGGGCGAGATCTTAGAGAAGGAAGGCATTTACGAGCGCGCCGAGCCCTTCTTAAGGGGCGCGCTGGACGGCGGACGCAAGGCCTTCGGCGAGACCCATCCGGCCACGCTGACCACCATGAACAATCTGGCGCTGCTGTATGAAAGCCAGGGCGTGTTCGACAAGGCCGAGCCTCTGTATCAGAGCGTCATCACGGTGTTCGGCAAGACCATCGGACCGAAGCATCCCGATACCATCGCGGCGACCAACAATCTGGCCTATCTCTACATGCTGAAGGGCGAGTACGACCGTGCCGCCCCCATGTTCAAGACGGTGCACGAAGCCTGGGTCAAGGCATATGGGCCCAAGCACCAGAACACCTTGAAGGCGCTCAACAACCTGGCCCGCGCGCTGCACAAGCTGGGCAAGCTGGGAGAGGCGGAAAAGGCCTTCGACACCGCCCTGGCCGGTCGGCGCTCGGTGTTGGGCGAGAAGCATCTCGATACGTTGCGCTCCATGCACGATCTGGCGGCGCTCTATCGCAGCCAGAAGAAGCTCAAGGAGGCCGAAACCCTTCTGACCAAGACCCTGGCCGGTGACGAGGCCGTTCTGGGGCCGGCCCATCCCTATACCTTCGAGACGCTGAACACCCTGGCCGGGGTGCAGGAGGATATGGGCGACATCAAGGCCGCCTTCGCCACCCGTCAGACCACCTTCAAGCGCCGCACCGAATTCCTCAACCGCGTGCTCTATGTCACCGGCGACAATGCGCGCGAGGGCTATGTGCGCCTGCACGCGCCCGAACTGGCCGCCTATGTGGCCTTGCTGACCAAACTGGACGAGCCGACGGCGGGCAAGGCGCTGATGGAGATCAGCCTGAACCGCAAGGGTCTGCTGCTCAAGGTGGCGTCGGAGATTCAGCAGGTGACCCGCCTGTCGCGCGATCCCGAACTGACCAAGCTGACCGAGGAACTGGCCGAGGTCAGAAAGCGTCTGGCCGCCCTGACCCTGTCGGGCCCCACCGAGGAAACCAAGGACAACCACGTCGAGGTGATCAACGGCCTCGAGGAAAAGATCAACGACCTGCAGGGAGCGCTTGGCCGTTCCTCCACCCGTTTCCAGCAATCGGTTGCCCCCATTGCGCTTGATGATCTGGTCAAGGCCTTGCCCGCCGACGGTGTGGTGGTCGACCTGTTCATCTATGGCGAAGAAGGCGCGCGCAAGCTGGTGGCCGCAACGCTGCGTAAGGATGGCGACACCCCGGTCTATGGGCTGGTGAAATACGATTCGCTCAAAACCATCGAAGACGCCATCGTCAAGTACCGCACCGATATCCAGAACGAAGAGATCGAAATGGACGATCTGCTTGATGTGGGCCAGCAGGTGCACAAGCTGGTCTGGCAACCCCTGGATAAGGCCCTGGGCGGGCGTACCAAGGTCTATTTCATTCCCGATGGCATGCTGAACATCCTGCCCATCAGCGCCCTGGTGGAGCCGAGCCGCAAATATCTGATCGAGCGCATCGACCTGCATGTCCTCAATTCCAGCCGTGATTTGCTGCCCTCTTCCATCCCGGCGGCCAAGGGCGGCTATCTCATCAATGCAGGTCCCGACTACAACACCGAGGAAGTGACGGGTAAGGCGACCCTGGAAAAGGCCCGCTCGCGCTCGGCCGGTTCCGATGTCCAGAATTCGGTGCGCGGCATGAGCGGTATGCGCGGCCTCAAGTTCGATCCGCTGCCCGGCGCCGAGAAGGAAGGCCAACTGATCGTCAAGACCGTGGAGAACCAGGGCAAGCCCACCGCCATCTACTCCAAGGCCGGAGCCCAGGAAAAGGTGCTGCGCGAGCTGGAGCAGCCGCCCGAGGTTCTGCACATCGCGACCCACGGCTTCTTCCTCAAGGCCGACGATACGCTCAGGAAACGCCTGTTGAAGCTGCAGCGCTCGTCCGATTTCCAGTTCCCGCCGCCCGGCGATAACCCGCTGCTGCGCGCCGGGCTGGCCTTTGCCGGTATCAACTCCAACGCCCAGGTGCTGGGCGATATCGATACCGACAATGACGGCGTTCTCACTGCGCTGGAGGTGCTGGGCCTGGACCTGACAGGCACCCAACTCGCCATTCTGTCGGCCTGCGAAACCGGCCTGGGCGAAGTCCATGAGGGCGAGGGCGTCTACGGTCTGCGCCGCTCATTCCAGGAGGCGGGCGCCCGTTCGGTGGTCTCCTCCCTGTGGGAGGTCAGCGACGCCGGAACCCAGACCCTGATGGCGGCACTTTACAAAAGGCTTTTGGCGGGCAAAACTCCGCATGACGCCTTGAGGGAGGCTCAGCTGGAGATGTTGCGTAACAGCCAGTGGAGCATGCCCTATATCTGGTCGGCGTTCTTTATGGTTGGCGGCTGA
- a CDS encoding DUF7354 domain-containing protein — MTSKFFAALIFAVGLLISQVPNGALAADPPVSLLMQVSGTVEHSRDGTSWKPVNRNKYLFAGDMIRTGSDGSGKLVDQATNMAQTLSSGSQIEVAGTALKVVSGKLSAPEAASGDLVAGLGNRFAEAQRYTTVRRGVAKEGAIKLRVVQQVTLSSTYPELAWQSFGKSHSFVLTIDGTAHQVAGADGDLVRFKVPELSPGKHSFTVAVIENGQKVAEADKEGAIMWLSAAEDKALADNIARIRAINAKDDFSVANLLDEKGVTVAAMDLYRKYFDENKDDNEMRPLLIRAYNELKLVELKQKEALVYNDKLNAN; from the coding sequence ATGACGAGCAAGTTTTTTGCTGCCTTGATTTTCGCGGTTGGGCTGCTGATTTCCCAGGTCCCCAACGGGGCGCTGGCCGCCGATCCGCCGGTTTCGCTGCTGATGCAGGTCAGCGGCACCGTGGAGCATAGCCGTGACGGCACTTCGTGGAAGCCGGTTAACCGTAACAAGTATTTGTTCGCTGGCGACATGATCCGCACCGGCTCTGACGGGTCGGGCAAGCTGGTCGATCAGGCCACCAACATGGCCCAGACCCTGTCGTCGGGCAGCCAGATCGAGGTTGCCGGAACCGCCCTGAAGGTGGTCAGCGGCAAGCTTTCCGCCCCCGAGGCCGCTTCTGGCGATCTGGTGGCCGGTCTTGGCAATCGTTTCGCCGAGGCCCAGCGGTATACCACCGTGCGCCGCGGCGTCGCCAAGGAAGGCGCCATCAAGCTGCGCGTGGTGCAGCAGGTGACCTTGTCCTCGACCTATCCCGAACTGGCCTGGCAGAGCTTCGGCAAGAGCCATTCTTTCGTGCTGACCATCGATGGAACCGCCCATCAGGTGGCTGGCGCCGATGGCGATCTGGTCCGCTTCAAGGTTCCGGAGCTGTCGCCCGGCAAGCACAGCTTCACCGTCGCGGTGATCGAGAACGGCCAGAAGGTGGCCGAGGCCGATAAGGAAGGCGCCATCATGTGGCTGTCGGCGGCCGAGGATAAGGCCCTGGCCGACAATATCGCCAGGATCCGCGCCATCAACGCCAAGGACGATTTCTCGGTGGCCAATCTGTTGGACGAGAAGGGCGTGACCGTCGCCGCCATGGATCTCTATCGTAAGTATTTCGATGAGAACAAGGACGACAACGAAATGCGTCCGTTGCTGATCCGCGCCTATAACGAGCTGAAGCTGGTCGAGCTGAAGCAGAAGGAAGCGCTGGTCTACAACGACAAACTCAACGCCAACTAA